A genomic window from Carboxydothermus pertinax includes:
- a CDS encoding homoserine dehydrogenase, translated as MATVKIGLLGFGTVGRGVYKVLQTHREKIYNTLGVEVEIGRVLVRNLEKYQKTYPELIDLFTENPEEIIDNPEIKIIVEVMGGINPALDYVLQAMKNGKSVITANKDMVAERGRELFATHEEQGVDFLFEASVAGGIPIIRTLKESLAGNSFKEVIGIINGTTNYMLTKMSLFGTPYEEVLKEAQEKGYAEADPTSDVEGLDAARKLAILASIAFNSRVTFGDVYAEGITRITPIDIQYARELGGVIKLLGIAKEDEEGIEVRVHPTIIPESHPLAAVNDVFNAIFVEGDAVGPLMFYGRGAGELPTASAVVGDIIEAVKNISHHDTGRIGCTCYLEKPVKPIGEISSKYFIRLVVEDKPGVLASVAQVFGNQSVSIASVIQKRSLEDLAELVVLTHRVKERYIRDAVSVLKGMSTVREISNVIRAEGDF; from the coding sequence ATGGCAACGGTCAAAATTGGACTTCTGGGTTTTGGTACGGTGGGCCGGGGAGTTTACAAGGTCCTACAAACCCACCGGGAAAAAATTTATAACACCTTAGGAGTAGAAGTTGAAATTGGCCGGGTATTGGTAAGAAATTTAGAAAAATATCAAAAAACTTATCCGGAGCTTATTGATTTATTTACCGAAAACCCTGAAGAGATCATTGATAATCCGGAAATAAAAATTATTGTGGAAGTCATGGGCGGGATAAATCCAGCCTTAGACTACGTTTTACAGGCTATGAAAAACGGCAAAAGTGTAATCACCGCCAATAAAGACATGGTAGCCGAACGCGGCCGGGAGCTTTTTGCGACCCACGAAGAACAGGGTGTAGATTTTTTGTTTGAGGCCAGTGTGGCCGGAGGCATTCCCATCATACGAACCTTAAAAGAAAGCCTTGCAGGCAATAGTTTTAAAGAAGTTATTGGTATTATTAATGGCACTACTAATTACATGCTGACCAAGATGTCTTTATTTGGTACCCCCTATGAGGAGGTATTAAAGGAAGCCCAGGAAAAGGGTTATGCCGAAGCCGACCCTACCTCCGATGTCGAAGGACTCGATGCGGCACGAAAACTTGCGATTTTAGCGTCTATTGCCTTTAATTCTCGGGTGACTTTTGGTGATGTTTACGCCGAAGGGATTACCCGGATTACTCCTATTGATATCCAGTACGCTCGGGAGTTAGGCGGAGTAATAAAGCTTTTAGGGATTGCCAAGGAAGATGAGGAAGGGATTGAAGTTCGGGTGCATCCTACTATAATCCCAGAAAGCCATCCTCTAGCAGCGGTTAATGATGTTTTTAATGCTATTTTTGTGGAAGGGGATGCGGTGGGACCTTTGATGTTTTACGGTCGGGGGGCTGGAGAATTGCCAACAGCCAGTGCGGTGGTAGGAGATATAATTGAAGCGGTAAAAAATATTAGTCACCACGATACCGGCCGGATTGGCTGCACCTGTTACTTGGAAAAGCCGGTGAAACCAATTGGTGAAATTAGCTCAAAGTATTTTATTAGACTTGTGGTTGAAGATAAACCTGGAGTCTTGGCTTCAGTAGCTCAGGTTTTTGGTAATCAAAGTGTCAGCATTGCTTCGGTTATTCAAAAACGTTCGCTTGAAGATTTAGCAGAGCTTGTTGTTTTGACCCACCGGGTAAAAGAACGGTACATCCGGGATGCGGTTTCGGTGTTAAAAGGAATGTCTACGGTTCGGGAAATTTCAAATGTCATTAGAGCCGAGGGGGATTTTTAA
- a CDS encoding AbrB/MazE/SpoVT family DNA-binding domain-containing protein yields the protein MAEVIVSSKHQIVLPAEIRKTLGIEKVQRLHVLVESGSIRLIPSRPLSEMRGFLRGMDTNIEREK from the coding sequence ATGGCAGAAGTAATTGTTTCCAGTAAGCACCAAATAGTACTCCCGGCTGAAATCCGTAAAACCCTTGGGATAGAGAAGGTACAGCGTTTACATGTCCTCGTGGAAAGCGGAAGTATACGTTTAATTCCAAGCCGTCCGCTTTCTGAAATGCGTGGTTTCTTACGGGGCATGGATACAAATATTGAGCGGGAAAAGTGA
- a CDS encoding ACT domain-containing protein, which produces MKKTKFLLVAMEILPEAIRKTAEVKELLSKKPELTVNEAVEKVGISRSAFYKYKDGVFPFYHKASGKIITLSLNLEHRAGVLSKVLNFIAQYQGNVLTINQNLPLGGIANVTLSIETDEMMVTIDELLEALGQMDGVNKVELVGQS; this is translated from the coding sequence ATGAAAAAAACCAAATTTTTACTGGTGGCTATGGAAATTCTTCCGGAAGCCATCCGGAAAACCGCCGAGGTCAAGGAGTTACTAAGTAAAAAGCCGGAGCTTACGGTTAATGAGGCGGTGGAAAAGGTGGGGATTTCCCGGAGCGCTTTTTATAAATATAAAGACGGGGTATTTCCTTTTTACCATAAAGCTTCCGGAAAAATTATTACCTTATCTTTAAACTTGGAGCATCGCGCCGGGGTACTATCAAAAGTTTTAAATTTTATCGCCCAATACCAGGGAAACGTTTTAACGATTAACCAAAACTTACCTTTAGGGGGTATAGCTAATGTTACCCTCAGTATTGAAACCGATGAAATGATGGTAACTATTGACGAGCTTTTAGAGGCATTAGGGCAAATGGATGGGGTAAACAAAGTGGAACTGGTAGGTCAAAGCTAA